A single genomic interval of Heliangelus exortis chromosome 11, bHelExo1.hap1, whole genome shotgun sequence harbors:
- the CELF6 gene encoding CUGBP Elav-like family member 6 isoform X6 — MQLPQVPAPGPRPPVLWVPAGSKILCIEMNRPIQVKPADSEGRGDRKLFVGMLGKQQSEDDVRRLFEPFGQIEECTILRGPDGASKGCAFVKYGSHAEAQAAINSLHGSQTMPGASSSLVVKFADTDKERTLRRMHQMAGQLGIFNPMTIQFGAYGAYTQAIMQQQAALMAAAQGTCLNPMAAIAAAQMQQMAAFNVSGLVATPLTPSSGTSTPPGIGTAPVPSIAAPIGVNGFSPLPPQTNGQPASETIYTNGIHPYPAQSPTVADPLQQAYAGMQHYAAAYPTAYAPISQAFPQQAPIIPQQQREGPEGCNLFIYHLPQEFGDAELTQMFLPFGNVISAKVFVDRATNQSKCFGFVSFDNPTSAQAAIQAMNGFQIGMKRLKVQLKRPKDANRPY; from the exons aTGCAGCTGCCGCAGGTGCCGGCGCCGGGGCCGCGGCCGCCCGTGCTGTGGGTGCCCGCTGGGTCCAAGATCCTCTGCATCGAG ATGAACCGCCCCATCCAGGTGAAGCCGGCCGACAGTGAGGGCCGAGGAG ACAGGAAGCTCTTTGTGGGCatgctggggaagcagcagagtgAGGATGACGTCCGGCGCCTCTTTGAGCCCTTTGGACAGATTGAGGAGTGCACCATCCTCCGAGGGCCTGATGGAGCCAGCAAAG GTTGTGCCTTTGTGAAATACGGCAGCCACGCTGAGGCGCAGGCTGCCATCAACAGTCTGCACGGCAGCCAAACCATGCCG GGTGCCTCGTCCAGCCTGGTGGTGAAGTTTGCGGACACAGATAAGGAGAGGACCCTGCGGCGGATGCATCAGATGGCGGGGCAGCTGGGCATCTTCAACCCCATGACCATCCAGTTTGGCGCCTATGGGGCCTATACGCAAGCG ATCATGCAGCAGCAGGCGGCCCTGATGGCAGCTGCCCAGGGGACCTGCCTCAACCCCATGGCCGCCATCGCCGCTGCCCAGATGCAGCAAATGGCCGCCTTCAATGTCAGCGGACTGGTGGCCACGCCCCTCACCCCCTCTTCAG GGACAAGCACCCCCCCTGGCATTGGCACTGCGCCGGTGCCCAGCATCGCCGCGCCCATCGGGGTGAATGGTTTCAGCCCGCTGCCCCCGCAGACCAATGGACAGCCTGCCTCGGAGACCATCTACACAAATGGCATCCACCCCTACCCAG ctcaAAGCCCGACGGTGGCAGATCCCCTCCAGCAAGCCTACGCAGGCATGCAGCACTATGCAG CAGCATATCCCACCGCCTACGCGCCCATCAGCCAAGCCTTTCCCCAGCAAGCACCCATCATCCCGCAGCAGCAGCGAGAAG GTCCCGAGGGCTGTAACCTGTTTATTTATCACCTGCCCCAGGAGTTCGGGGATGCGGAGCTCACACAGATGTTCTTGCCTTTTGGCAATGTCATCTCTGCCAAAGTCTTTGTGGACCGTGCCACCAACCAGAGTAAATGCTTTG GTTTCGTCAGTTTTGACAATCCGACGAGCGCTCAGGCAGCCATTCAGGCCATGAACGGCTTCCAGATCGGCATGAAGAGGCTAAAAGTCCAGCTAAAGCGGCCGAAAGATGCCAACAGGCCCTACTGA